From Ailuropoda melanoleuca isolate Jingjing chromosome 8, ASM200744v2, whole genome shotgun sequence, a single genomic window includes:
- the PATE1 gene encoding prostate and testis expressed protein 1, producing MTDIVQCRMCHIQFPGERCSRGRGICTAAEDEGCMTGRIFKKDGTLWLTFMGCLKNCANVDKIKWSVYWVKFRCCRGYDLCNEIL from the exons ATGACAGACATTGTTCAGTGTAGGATGTGCCATATCCAGTTTCCAGGAGAGAGGTGTTCCAGAGGCAGAGGGATATGCACTGCAGCAGAAGATGAGGGTTGCATGACTGGGAGGATTTTCAAGA AAGATGGGACTCTGTGGTTAACCTTCATGGGCTGCCTGAAAAACTGTGCTAATGTGGACAAGATAAAATGGAGTGTCTACTGGGTGAAGTTCAGATGCTGCAGGGGCTATGACTTATGCAATGAAATCCTATAG
- the PATE2 gene encoding prostate and testis expressed protein 2, whose product MLVVFLLGIVFLVCSSKGELKEHLRETTKACYKCNKYHLGLCYDVMRTCTLKHQQSCAVENLYFLTRKGRSMYYYSKLSCMTNCEDINFLSFEKRTELICCKHSNYCNLPEGV is encoded by the exons ATGTTGGTGGTGTTTCTGCTGGGCATAGTCTTTCTGGTCTGCTCAAGTAAGG gtgaATTGAAGGAACATCTGAGAG AGACTACAAAGGCGTGCTATAAATGTAACAAATACCATCTCGGGTTGTGCTATGATGTCATGAGGACCTGCACCCTAAAGCACCAACAGTCCTGTGCTGTTGAGAACCTGTACTTTCTTACGAGGAAAG gGCGGAGTATGTATTACTATTCCAAACTGTCATGTATGACCAATTGCGAGGACATCAACTTCTTGAGTTTTGAAAAAAGAACGGAGCTCATATGTTGCAAACATAGTAACTATTGCAACCTCCCTGAGGGAGTCTAG